A part of Botrytis cinerea B05.10 chromosome 2, complete sequence genomic DNA contains:
- the Bcslm5 gene encoding Bcslm5, translating into MVQPRFLSKSRYVAQAAIQSRSFSISYPTRASQLSVAKLLGTSPENVDEVKVNVNGFIRSIRNQKKISFASIGDGSSVQPLQALLTPQQAERLSTGTAVRLTGYWKPSPNQKAQSNELHVLEVNVLGAADPATFPLQNKYHTPEYLRTIPHLRTRTPFNSALLRFRSQSIASLTQFFTEQDYVQTHPPIITSSDCEGAGEVFEVGSAHKGPVGKADDGTFFRSPKYLTVSSQLHLEALAQSVGRVWALSPTFRAEKSDTPRHLSEFYMLEAECSFVEKMDEVMDLVENMLRHLTTNLYSTQVGREILESKRSGDEEKDTINRRHELTRRWEGMIRGPWPRITYAQAIEELENSGQTFEYPPVWGSGLQAEHERYIANKVGLGSPVFVTDYPKSIKPFYMLPSESSRVGGTLETVQCFDLLVPEACEIVGGSMREYRLPELISAMRANGMVRGDAGEEELGSLKWYTELRRWGSVPHGGFGLGFDRLLGYLSGVQNIREIVAFPRWVGRCDC; encoded by the exons CAAGCTGCCATTCAATCAAGGAGTTTCAGTATTTCTTATCCCACCAGAGCTTCCCAATTATCCGTCGCGAAATTACTTGGAACATCTCCTGAGAATGTAGATGAGGTTAAAGTCAATGTCAATGGTTTCATTCGTTCAATTAGGAACCAAAAAAAGATATCGTTTGCTTCAATTGGCGACGGCTCAAGTGTGCAACCGTTACAAGCTCTTCTTACTCCACAACAAGCTGAAAG ACTTTCGACGGGTACAGCTGTCCGCCTGACTGGATATTGGAAACCTTCCCCCAATCAGAAGGCACAAAGCAATGAATTGCATGTGCTTGAAGTAAATGTTTTAGGTGCCGCGGATCCCGCC ACATTTCCGCTACAGAACAAATACCATACGCCTGAATACCTCCGCACCATTCCTCATTTGCGGACCCGAACGCCCTTCAATTCAGCATTACTTCGATTCCGATCGCAAAGCATAGCTTCTCTGACACAATTCTTTACCGAACAGGATTATGTCCAAACACATCCTCCTATAATTACATCTTCGGATTGTGAAGGCGCGGGGGAAGTCTTCGAAGTGGGCAGCGCGCACAAAGGACCAGTCGGGAAAGCTGATGATGGAACATTCTTCAGATCGCCAAAATACTTGACTGTTTCGAGTCAACTACACTTGGAGGCGTTGGCCCAATCAGTAGGAAGGGTATGGGCATTATCTCCTACATTTCGAGCCGAGAAAAGTGATACGCCAAGGCATTTGAGCGAGTTCTACATGTTAGAAGCAGAGTGCAGTTTCGTGGAAAAAATGGATGAAGTTATGGATCTTGTGGAAAACATGCTCAGACATTTGACAACGAACCTATATTCTACTCAAGTAGGAAGAGAAATACTAGAATCAAAGCGAAGcggagatgaggagaaagATACAATAAACAGAAGACATGAATTGACACGAAGATGGGAAGGTATGATAAGGGGGCCTTGGCCGCGGATCACTTATGCGCAAGCAATCGAAGAACTTGAAAATAGTGGCCAAACGTTCGAATATCCTCCTGTCTGGGGTTCAGGTCTTCAAGCTGAACACGAGCGATATATCGCCAATAAGGTCGGACTAGGATCGCCTGTTTTCGTAACAGACTATCCAAAAAGTATCAAACCATTTTATATGCTACCTTCAGAAAGCTCGCGTGTAGGGGGGACTCTGGAGACTGTCCAGTGCTTTGATCTTCTAGTTCCGGAGGCATGTGAGATTGTAGGTGGATCTATGCGTGAGTATAGATTGCCAGAGCTCATCTCTGCAATGCGAGCGAATGGGATGGTACGAGGTGATGCAGGGGAAGAAGAACTTGGTTCCTTGAAATGGTACACAGAACTGAGGCGCTGGGGAAGCGTACCTCATGGAGGATTTGGCTTGGGATTCGATAGGTTGCTGGGGTATCTTTCTGGTGTACAAAATATCAGAGAGATAGTTGCATTTCCAAGGTGGGTCGGGAGATGCGATTGCTGA